The following are encoded in a window of Fusarium falciforme chromosome 11, complete sequence genomic DNA:
- a CDS encoding SCP domain-containing protein, whose product MGIHLISGANSAPAEDRAILDLDADAEATATINIGVPVYADVLATADADVTVDPNFDEPKLKIFIDPIDKSVHDYPDRPPPENGADKRSLSNLFPRALTADQKEGLRLHTVARQKKKVKALVWDTKLEAAAKAWAQKIAKSGKLTHSASKDRPNQGENLAYGWSSGTYKNPITAGTQGWLAEVKNYKNEVIPKGKFSEYGHYTQCVWKNSVKIGIATVSDGKGGWYTVARYSPPGNIVGQKPY is encoded by the exons ATGGGGATCCACCTTATCTCTGGCGCAAACTCGGCCCCTGCTGAGGACCGCGCAATTCTGGACCTTGACGCTGACGCTGAGGCGACTGCTACCATCAACATTGGCGTGCCCGTGTACGCCGACGTATTGGCCACAGCAGACGCCGACGTCACCGTAGACCCCAACTTTGACGAACCAAAGCTCAAGATCTTTATCGATCCCATCGACAAGAGCGTCCACGACTACCCCGACCGTCCTCCACCTGAGAACGGCGCCGACAAGCGAAGCCTGTCGAACCTGTTCCCCAGAGCCTTGACGGCTGACCAGAAGGAGGGCTTGCGCTTGCACACGGTGGCTCGTCAGAAGAAGAAAGTCAAGGCACTTGTCTGGGACACCAAGCTTGAGGCCGCCGCCAAGGCTTGGGCTCAGAAGATTGCCAAGAGTGGAAAGCTTACGCACTCTGCTAGCAAGGACCGACCCAACCAAGGCGAGAATCTGGCATACGGGTG GTCGAGTGGAACATACAAGAATCCCATAACTGCTGGAACCCAGGGCTG GCTCGCTGAGGTAAAGAACTACAAGAACGAGGTTATTCCCAAGGGCAAGTTTTCCGAGTACGGCCACTACA CTCAGTGCGTGTGGAAGAACAGCGTCAAAATTGGCATCGCGACCGTCAGCGACGGCAAGGGTGGCTGGTACACCGTCGCTCGATATTCCCCACCAGGAAACATTGTCGGCCAAAAGCCGTActag
- a CDS encoding LysM domain-containing protein, with protein MSYNDDRQGYQQGGSYQGGNYQGGYQQGGYGGDDRQQGGYQQGGYGDDRQQGGYQQGGYQQGGYGGDRQQGGYQQGGYQQGGGPGGGLADTYFSENQQHQGPPPYNQGQGQFGGPGGPDGPDGERGVMGALAGGAAGGFGGYKLGGKTGHTKTAAVVGALAGAFGGHKLQDAAEDWKDDRDEKKEEEKRREEEEKRRREEEKRRREDDRYRRDDEGKHRRRRGSHSSSSSDSDSDSGKGRRRRGNYAGNFTASSRDIRLDTHGDYILSASCGRGDGSRSHSSISLNRVLENHHGSFRWVDSGKRGGSNTVTVQHGDTLRTIAARFNCSFDEIARHNNINNPDLIYPGQTLQVPGGGSSGGYGNFGDSARNVRLVDGGQKLEAELSHNGEWCFSSIVLDERIENNHGELRLI; from the coding sequence ATGAGCTACAACGACGACCGTCAGGGCTACCAGCAGGGTGGCAGCTACCAGGGTGGTAACTACCAAGGCGGTTACCAGCAGGGCGGATATGGCGGTGACGACCGTCAACAAGGTGGTTACCAACAGGGAGGATACGGCGACGACCGCCAGCAGGGAGGTTACCAGCAAGGAGGATACCAGCAGGGAGGTTATGGTGGTGACCGTCAACAAGGCGGCTATCAGCAAGGTGGCTATCAACAGGGCGGTGGTCCTGGCGGCGGTCTTGCAGACACCTACTTCTCTGAGAACCAGCAGCACCAGGGACCTCCACCCTACAACCAAGGCCAGGGTCAGTTCGGCGGCCCAGGCGGACCTGATGGCCCAGACGGCGAGCGCGGCGTGATGGGTGCTCTCGCTGGAGGTGCTGCCGGTGGCTTCGGCGGTTACAAGCTCGGCGGCAAGACCGGACACACCAAGACAGCTGCCGTCGTCGGTGCCCTTGCCGGTGCCTTTGGTGGCCACAAGCTTCAGGATGCCGCCGAGGACTGGAAGGATGACcgagatgagaagaaggaagaggagaagcgacgagaggaagaggagaagcgccgaagggaggaagagaagcgcAGGAGAGAGGACGACAGATACAGGAGGGACGATGAAGGAAAGCATAGACGTCGTCGTGGATCTCACTCCAGCTCGAGCTCCGACTCGGACTCTGACTCGGGCAAGGGCAGACGTCGCCGTGGAAACTATGCCGGCAATTTCACTGCCTCTTCCAGAGACATTCGTCTCGATACTCACGGCGACTACATCCTCAGCGCTTCATGCGGACGTGGCGATGGCTCTCGCAGCCACAGCTCCATCTCCCTCAACAGAGTCCTCGAAAACCACCACGGCAGCTTCCGCTGGGTCGACAGCGGAAAGCGTGGCGGAAGCAACACTGTCACTGTCCAACATGGCGACACCCTCCGCACCATCGCAGCTCGTTTCAACTGCTCCTTTGACGAGATTGCCCGCCACAACAATATCAACAACCCAGACCTCATCTACCCGGGCCAGACGCTCCAAGTTCCAGGCGGTGGCAGCTCTGGTGGATACGGCAATTTTGGTGATTCGGCACGCAATGTACGTCTTGTTGATGGAGGCCAGAAGCTGGAGGCTGAGCTGTCCCATAACGGGGAGTGGTGTTTCAGCTCGATTGTGCTGGATGAACGGATAGAGAACAATCATGGTGAGCTGAGGCTCATCTAG
- a CDS encoding Protein kinase domain-containing protein, with protein MDDSLPDLVRDWELETKLVSEKQTIHTTYVSDPARGRWRRAEEEVWDQTTMLGRGSFGVVSLQKCTSGPNSGRLRAVKEIQVTLDRSLDKFLSREISAIVKFSHKRFRECFVPSFGWYRGKDSIFITMEYLPLGDLQSYLDNPLPDREARTITEQILQGIDFMHRSKFAHRDLKPKNILVQHKGPNWWVKISDFGCSKQSESTSLRTIIGTEPYLAPELQNIFAPSDENDLEDEEDLDSSESPVYSLAIDIWALGAITFRIAAGKVPFPSPIGKRLSRYVAHGGQFPSNELLSIECRDFIVAAMSRSPRDRPSAAAALKNPWIVSRCATEGVESDTDAGIALNSHTNLETRPDRSQTTLDEASGSWTTIRHLPSRLESTERTLTELPDADEASGSWSTVQRDPNGSTAPRRPKLQEPPIPQLSPVKLTFATEDRRYFTPNGKVIETHRVPLVCAFSVDGRWLFSASKASLSQSMFHLWRQTDQGGFEQINPQVTDCDSILGVAVSSNGRRLISYHSNMDEDSYVRSWKFAKSLDYCQSKSKFGADGAPYTTTWGISANTRRVFGEKHTRSGPSTIIILELDSNDNFIILRPRKLNFRVDKIIPSADGEHYVAFHTDKCTIFSYQDAIGSQFDLWSPMRRGELGWHVAKRAAEFSLDGQWCIIWYNQILRIFRRTILGWKSRQEVKFDAQAVAFSANSKRFAMGSPDGTIFIWRLDGDDCFVKDGKLKLSTQSGLRYLTFSPNGQFLATTAMAKFEVWKIF; from the exons ATGGACGACAGCTTGCCCGACCTAGTCCGTGACTGGGAGCTCGAAACCAAGCTCGTTAGCGAAAAACAAACCATACACACCACGTATGTCTCCGACCCCGCTAGAGGGAGGTGGCGgagggctgaggaggaggtgtGGGATCAAACAACCATGCTCGGTAGGGGCTCGTTCGGCGTCGTCTCACTGCAAAAATGCACTTCGGGCCCCAACTCCGGCAGATTACGTGCCGTCAAGGAGATACAAGTGACCCTCGATCGGTCGTTGGACAAGTTCCTATCCCGGGAGATCTCGGCAATTGTCAAGTTTTCCCACAAGCGA TTTCGGGAATGCTTTGTCCCATCTTTCGGCTGGTATAGGGGCAAAGACTCAatcttcatcaccatggaGTATCTCCCCTTGGGCGACCTACAGTCTTACCTTGACAATCCTCTGCCAGACAGGGAAGCACGGACTATCACGGAACAAATCCTCCAAGGCATTGACTTCATGCATCGAAGCAAATTCGCTCATCGTGACCTGAAGCCTAAG AACATCCTCGTGCAGCACAAAGGACCCAATTGGTGGGTCAAAATCTCGGACTTTGGTTGCAGCAAGCAGAGCGAGTCAACGTCTCTCCGCACTATTATTGGCACAGAGCCATATCTGGCACCGGAGCTTCAGAACATCTTTGCCCCATCAGACGAAAACGAcctcgaggacgaagaggatTTGGATTCCTCGGAGTCCCCCGTCTACTCCCTTGCAATCGATATCTGGGCCCTTGGTGCCATCACCTTTCGTATCGCTGCCGGAAAAGTTCCGTTTCCATCTCCAATAGGAAAAAGACTATCCCGATATGTCGCTCATGGGGGCCAATTCCCCTCCAATGAGTTATTGAGCATCGAATGCCGTGATTTCATAGTCGCCGCCATGAGCCGGTCTCCACGAGATCGACCGAGTGCCGCCGCAGCTTTGAAAAACCCTTGGATTGTTTCCAGATGCGCTACCGAAGGGGTTGAGTCCGACACAGACGCTGGAATTGCCTTGAACTCGCACACGAACCTTGAAACACGGCCAGACAGGTCACAAACCACGCTGGATGAGGCCTCCGGATCGTGGACTACGATCCGACATTTGCCTAGCCGCTTGGAATCAACGGAGAGAACTCTCACTGAGCTTCCCGACGCTGATGAAGCCTCGGGATCGTGGTCAACAGTTCAGCGGGACCCAAACGGTTCAACAGCCCCCAGGCGTCCAAAGTTACAGGAACCCCCAATTCCGCAACTATCACCTGTCAAACTTACCTTCGCAACGGAGGATAGACGCTACTTCACTCCTAATGGAAAGGTAATTGAGACTCATCGAGTACCCTTGGTTTGCGCCTTTTCAGTGGACGGTCGGTGGCTCTTTTCAGCTAGCAAGGCGAGTCTAAGCCAGTCCATGTTTCATCTTTGGCGGCAAACCGACCAGGGCGGGTTTGAACAGATAAATCCCCAAGTTACAGATTGTGACTCAATTTTGGGCGTGGCAGTATCATCCAACGGTCGACGGCTCATCTCATACCATAGCAATATGGATGAAGACTCTTATGTCAGAAGCTGGAAATTTGCCAAATCCCTTGATTATTGCCAATCAAAGAGCAAGTTTGGGGCTGATGGGGCGCCATATACTACTACCTGGGGCATTTCGGCAAATACCCGCCGAGTCTTTGGAGAGAAGCACACAAGGAGTGGCCCATCCACGATCATCATATTGGAACTTGATTCTAACGACAATTTCATCATTCTTCGGCCGCGAAAACTCAATTTTAGGGTTGACAAGATTATCCCCTCTGCAGATGGGGAGCATTACGTCGCTTTTCACACCGATAAGTGCACCATCTTCAGTTACCAAGATGCAATTGGCTCCCAGTTTGATCTTTGGAGTCCGATGAGGCGTGGAGAGCTCGGGTGGCATGTGGCGAAAAGGGCTGCTGAATTCTCACTAGACGGTCAATGGTGCATCATTTGGTACAATCAAATCCTCAGAATCTTTCGAAGAACAATCTTGGGATGGAAGTCAAGGCAGGAAGTAAAGTTCGATGCTCAGGCCGTTGCATTTTCGGCAAATTCCAAACGCTTCGCAATGGGATCCCCCGATGGCACGATATTTATCTGGAGACTTGATGGCGACGATTGTTTTGTCAAGGACGGGAAACTAAAGCTTTCGACTCAGAGCGGACTGCGTTATCTCACTTTTTCACCAAACGGCCAATTCCTGGCAACGACGGCAATGGCAAAGTTTGAGGTGTGGAAGATATTTTGA
- a CDS encoding Zn(2)-C6 fungal-type domain-containing protein, producing the protein MSASAIVGPGGESEIPSCQGCRRRKLRCSRDKPTCNHCQRLNSPCVYDAKKNKPGMKPGVIESLSRRVEALENTVYDSSRQDTDDLPSAPLSDTSQLVGAFSSLIQELRGLVSAPRTVAPLQAIHSSPEALHQAAPTPAQLSSVTEVAVVSPSHREPHSAHPPSRKRRRVDSCGNPNIELASQLGELGGSSSQLPPPELLEEIVTAYFNLIQPWIPVLHETRFRSRFYNHEQLPPLAVLLHAIVVAAIRFVDCDSHQLSAQEVETWMARSRSIVILSAMDGLSVENLQALSIIAFSDMGSGDVSRAWPSIGSLTRTVEYLQLSVEADDRQERPLLKPLPSIPPSKNWTQDEERRRVFWNIFNLDRLCSVMTGWNTSLTSDDVRRRLPADGGLWHKEETVLTPYFGIWDRSAARIGNSIVFLPAHYPSPEQTTDAPPGPETPLTTPSVPKGTTTVDMSTVGAFAYCIEATESLSQVTTYFLQQRINFKDRQEVSNWLTRFKELDLRLVHWKMFLPQKWKDSNISRRPTIINMDPNLTLAHITHNTSMILLHQQIAYPAPQWTTIVRMPSAHSAETCQIAASETATITQKYLKYTPNNSPVNSQFSFCVFVSARSLLVHWRYYKTDLAPEFWQLVESLEEMAKRWVGPILKEKHRHSLAGKYSAQLRALHNKCQEHPDFSLDVLGYSTDGFPPADAEANPNHETPQDQDSTFSKPQETQPAHQPQQLDSTINNVPTTMPMGQLNSLIQASPTNQNTEQHSPDELSAISTVLMDQGFMQLDRVISFDDMLFSAQTANDQGTAFQVDNWTLG; encoded by the exons ATGAGCGCGTCAGCAATTGTCGGCCCCGGTGGGGAGAGCGAGATCCCATCTTGTCAggggtgtcgtcgtcgaaaGCTTCGATGTTCGCGTGACAAGCCGACGTGCAATCATTGCCAAAGGCTAA ACTCGCCCTGCGTTTATGATGCGAAAAAGAACAAGCCGGGGATGAAACCCGGCGTCATCGAGTCCCTGAGCCGGAGAGTTG AGGCACTTGAAAACACTGTTTATGATAGCTCACGACAAGATACCGATGACTTGCCAAGTGCTCCGTTATCGGATACATCGCAGCTCGTTGGGGCATTCTCCAGTCTGATACAGGAACTGCGAGGCCTAGTTTCGGCTCCCAGAACTGTAGCACCATTACAAGCTATCCACTCATCACCAGAGGCGCTGCATCAAGCGGCTCCAACACCGGCGCAGTTGTCTTCGGTCACCGAGGTAGCAGTCGTCTCGCCCAGTCATAGAGAACCCCATTCTGCGCACCCACCCTCTCgtaagaggaggagagttgATAGTTGCGGAAACCCAAACATCGAACTGGCAAGTCAGCTTGGTGAACTAGGCGGCAGCTCAAGTCAGTTACCACCTCCGGAGCTCCTCGAAGAAATAGTCACAGCCTACTTTAACCTCATTCAACCATGGATTCCTGTGCTCCACGAAACCCGGTTCAGAAGCCGATTCTACAATCATGAGCAGTTGCCTCCTCTAGCCGTTCTCTTGCATGCCATAGTCGTCGCCGCTATCCGCTTCGTCGACTGCGACAGCCATCAACTATCGGCTCAAGAGGTGGAAACATGGATGGCGAGATCTAGAAGCATTGTTATACTTTCTGCAATGGATGGACTTTCCGTTGAGAATTTACAGGCATTGAGCATCATAGCCTTCAGTGAT ATGGGCAGTGGCGATGTCTCAAGAGCGTGGCCTAGCATTGGCTCGCTCACAAGAACCGTCGAATATTTGCAGCTCAGCGTCGAGGCCGATGATCGACAAGAGAGACCACTTTTGAAGCCTCTCCCTTCAATACCACCATCGAAGAATTGGACGCAAGATGAAGAACGACGGAGAGTCTTCTGGAATATCTTCAACCTGGACAG GCTTTGTTCCGTAATGACTGG GTGGAACACCAGCTTAACATCAGACGACGTCCGAAGAAGACTACCAGCCGATGGAGGTCTGTGGCACAAGGAAGAAACCGTCTTGACTCCATACTTTGGTATCTGGGACCGTTCCGCAGCCAGAATCGGCAACTCGATCGTCTTCCTACCCGCACATTATCCAAGTCCCGAACAAACCACAGACGCGCCACCAGGCCCAGAGACACCGCTGACGACCCCAAGTGTGCCGAAAGGAACTACGACAGTGGATATGTCCACCGTGGGGGCATTCGCCTACTGCATTGAGGCCACCGAGTCTCTCAGTCAAGTCACGACTTACTTTCTCCAACAGAGGATAAACTTCAAAGATCGCCAGGAGGTCAGCAACTGGCTGACGAGATTCAAGGAACTCGACTTGCGACTCGTTCA TTGGAAAATGTTTCTTCCCCAAAAGTGGAAGGACTCAAATATCTCTCGACGAccaaccatcatcaacatggaTCCCAACTTGACTCTCGCTCATATCACACATAACACCTCAATGATTCTCCTTCACCAGCAGATTGCTTACCCAGCGCCCCAGTGGACGACGATTGTCCGAATGCCGAGCGCCCATAGTGCAGAAACTTGCCAAATTGCAGCCTCTGAGACAGCAACAATCACCCAAAAGTACCTCAAGTATACCCCAAATAACAGCCCAGTCAACAGCCAATTTTCATTCTGTGTCTTTGTCAGTGCCCGTTCACTCCTGG TGCACTGGCGGTACTACAAGACAGACTTGGCCCCCGAATTTTGGCAGCTCGTCGAGAGCCTTGAAGAGATGGCCAAACGCTGGGTTGGCCCAATCCTCAAAGAGAAGCACAGGCATTCGTTGGCCGGGAAGTATAGTGCCCAGCTGCGTGCTCTACACAATAAATGCCAAGAGCACCCGGACTTCTCACTCGACGTGCTCGGATATTCTACCGACGGATTTCCGCCAGCCGATGCTGAAGCAAACCCTAATCATGAGAcgcctcaagaccaagatagCACTTTTTCAAAGCCCCAGGAGACACAGCCAGCCCACCAGCCGCAGCAACTTGACTCAACCATCAACAACGTTCCAACGACGATGCCGATGGGGCAACTCAACTCCTTGATACAAGCCTCTCCTACCAATCAAAATACCGAGCAGCATTCACCCGACGAGTTATCTGCCATTTCTACTGTGTTGATGGATCAAGGTTTTATGCAGCTGGACCGAGTAATCAGCTTCGATGACATGCTCTTCTCGGCACAGACTGCAAATGATCAAGGTACCGCGTTTCAGGTGGACAACTGGACTTTGGGGTAG